In the genome of Bremerella sp. P1, the window GTTCGACGCTCTTCCCGGTTGTCTCGCGAATCATGGCGTTCTGATATTCGTGCTTCCGAATCGCTTCGTTGATCTTCTGCACGATGCCAGGATGTGTCTTATCCAACCATGCAACAAACTGGGCACTGGTACGGTAGCCGTCGCGGTAGCTTTGCCGCTCGGGATTAATACCGCGAAGACGTGTCTGTGGTTCGTACTTATAGAAACGAATGTAGTCGGCAATCCCTTCGACCAACCAGAAGGGGCCTCCACGAGGATAAGCTTGAATCACGTGCGCCAGTTCATGCACGACCATGCCGGAATCTTCGGGATGCTGCTTTACCCAATCGCCGGCGATCACGATCTGATTGCGAATGGTATGGGCGACCCCCTTCATGTCCTTCTTGAAGACGACGCGAACTTCCTGGGGCGGCGTGAAGCCTTCTTGCTGTAACATCTCGGCGACCTTGGGATGCCACTGTTCGATCAGCTTGGCGGCGTTATCGCCCCATTCTTTCAGTTCGGGGACTTCCGTCGTATCGACGATGACCTTCACCTTGGGTGGCGAAGGCTCTTGGGTAGTGTCATTGGCGAAGACCGTTGTGGGAGCTAACAACAACCCAGTGAGTACTAGCAGAGAGAATCGCATCGAGTGGCCTCTTCGGTTGCGAAAGGAGAACATAGGGGACGAAAATATTGCCCCCATCGTAGCCAACGGAAATCTCTATCGCATTGAGGTCCATTCCGAATTTGTATATTTTTCCGCAACTAGTTGAGCAGTCGCTTCGCGGGGCCAATCGACCATCTCGCCGTCTGTTTCCCAGGCTTCAATGAGCCGTTGGCGGATGATTTCGCGGGCGATGGGTACGTTGGTAACAAACGATTCGTGCGGACGACGCTCGCGATAATCGGGCATTCGCGGTGGCGTGCGGAGCAGTTCCGGTATCAGCTTTAAATCAAAGTCGTAGAGAAGCGTACCGTGATAGATGAGATGCGTGCGCTTACACCTTAGGCTATTGCCAGAGAATTTTCGCCCGTCGAGCGTCAGGTCGCACGTCCCTTGAAAATCGATCTCAGGCACCTCGCGGGCGAGCGAAGTTTGTAGTCGCCCCATGACGTACTGATGACAGACATCGAGTGCTGCCAGCTCGGGGTGTAACTCGTAGCTGAGGACAACGGCGTACATCAAACAGCCGCGGCCTGTTACCACCGAGGCACCACCACTGGCCCGACGAAGAAAGCGAATACCGCGCTGTTGGCAGACCTCGACGTTGACTTCTTCGTGGAGCTTGGAAGCACGGCCGATGACCACCAGCGGCTCAACCGGTTCCCAGATTCGCAAAACTTCAACCGGCTGGCTGCCGGCTTCGGCTTCACTGAGCAAAGCTTCGTCCAGCGCCAGATTCTCTTCAGGCGACGGCAGGGTGAGATCGAGAAGTTGCATGGACCGGTTTGCTTCAGCCTAGCTGGTGCTCTTGCCAGGAAATGCAAATGCACCGCCCATCAAAATCAGACCCAGGACAACGCCAGCAACCGAGAGCATCAAGAATGTCTGCCGCGACTCGTAGACGTCGAGTACGTAGCGATCCGTGGAAGCGTTTCCGCGCATATCGCCCAGTGCCCGACCACTGGTAGCAAACGCCCAGAAGCTGAGCGTATCTTCCATGGTCCACTTTTCGACGTCCCCTTCGATCAGTTCGATCGGGACTTCGCGGGCCTTGTCCAGCGACTCGAGCGGAGTGATGCGATACAAAGCGACCGAACTGACCGAGCACCCTAACAGTAGAAGCAGGCCCACCACAAAGAGGATCGATTGACCAACCGACCATTCTCGCCGCGCTGGGGCTTCTTCTTTTTCAACCAGCGGCAGCTTCTTGAGTTCGCGAAGCGTAGGGACTTCGACCGTCTTGCCACTGGCCGTGGTAATCGTTTCACCGGCTTGCGAGGACTCGACATGAACCTCTTCGCCATCAGGGGTCGTCAGCAGATAAGTTTGAGCCATAGCTTCTGTGCGGTCGCGAGTGATCTATCTAAACGGGAAACAAGCTCATGGAAACCATTTAGTCTACTCCCCCGACCGCTCGGTGGGAAAACGACAGGCAGGAATGAGGCCGATTTTTGAAAATCTTTACCGTTGCGATCTACTTGCAGCGTTAGCTAGGGGCAGCTCGACCGGTCTTGCCCCACCAAGGGAGTGAGATTCCACCGTCGACCAGAAGTGTGGCTCCGGTCGTGTAGCTGTTTCTCGGACTGCTCATGTAGCAGATCGCTTCGGCCATTTCCTCGGGCGTTCCGAGACGACCTGCGGGGATCTTGGAACCCCCTTCTTCCAGAACGTCATCGGTAGCGAATTTGCGTTCGCCAGGCGTGTCGGTCCAGCCAGGCTGTACGATGTTCACGCGGATCTTGAAATCGGAAAGTTCAATCGCTGCCGTCTTGGCCATATGCTCGATGGCCGCTTTCGACATGTTGTAGGCCATG includes:
- a CDS encoding basic secretory protein-like protein; its protein translation is MRFSLLVLTGLLLAPTTVFANDTTQEPSPPKVKVIVDTTEVPELKEWGDNAAKLIEQWHPKVAEMLQQEGFTPPQEVRVVFKKDMKGVAHTIRNQIVIAGDWVKQHPEDSGMVVHELAHVIQAYPRGGPFWLVEGIADYIRFYKYEPQTRLRGINPERQSYRDGYRTSAQFVAWLDKTHPGIVQKINEAIRKHEYQNAMIRETTGKSVEQLWDEFVQSEDSHGRR
- a CDS encoding lipoate--protein ligase family protein, with protein sequence MQLLDLTLPSPEENLALDEALLSEAEAGSQPVEVLRIWEPVEPLVVIGRASKLHEEVNVEVCQQRGIRFLRRASGGASVVTGRGCLMYAVVLSYELHPELAALDVCHQYVMGRLQTSLAREVPEIDFQGTCDLTLDGRKFSGNSLRCKRTHLIYHGTLLYDFDLKLIPELLRTPPRMPDYRERRPHESFVTNVPIAREIIRQRLIEAWETDGEMVDWPREATAQLVAEKYTNSEWTSMR